From a region of the Daphnia magna isolate NIES linkage group LG1, ASM2063170v1.1, whole genome shotgun sequence genome:
- the LOC123471575 gene encoding uncharacterized protein LOC123471575 isoform X1 codes for MVRHYIRKTERCMYLDGYILKAVKKVVAEKQKVCDVSKATSIPKRSILRYVKNFLAAGIQDEAEATTSIGGYQKPRKVFSSEQESNLSSYVKRASDIYHGITTTDMRRLAYQYATQEKCIVPLSWSVKKEAGRDWLSGFMRRHQDLSIRKPQATSLSRATSFNKHNVDSFFDNVEVIRSRGIPPSRWFNADESGFTTVHAPDGIIARKGRKQIGSITSGERGTLVTVCLAVSATGTSIPPYFVFPRVHFKEYFLNGAPLGSVGSANKSGWMSDKDFVLFMKHFIQNVRPSKENEVVLFLDNHSSHLSIEVLNLAKDNGVVMITFPPHCSHKLQPLDRSVFGPFKRYYNSYCSSWMKDHPGKPMSIHNIAELVGLAFPLATTPANITSGFRVAGLVPFNRFIFDGDVDFAPSFVTDRPFNSSPVPPIDDFIEIPASNDNIVEEGQTPVPVQKDQTPVPENHIEANVSTTILPDLDNIVVIFEEDPLATVENVNISLDVQNGETFDLRGVLEEDSNRNPVEIMRPYPKAGPRKGSSTGRKRSTAILTDTPVKAQLEKEKMATDAKKNKLGKVRRKLNPTPVKKTARKSRRANQENNNPTIPVQNLPRPSSSAQNLPRPSSSAQNGLTDSCFCIMCQESFSESRPGEKWVQCVKCLLWAHENCVTKSKRFLCFDCS; via the exons ATGGTTAGGCATTACATTAGAAAAACTGAACGTTGTATGTATCTAGATGGTTACATTTTGAAAGCTGTTAAGAAAGTTGTTGCTGAGAAACAAAAAGTATGTGATGTTTCCAAAGCAACCTCCATCCCAAAAAGATCTATACTGAGATATGTCAAAAATTTCTTGGCTGCTGGAATTCAAGATGAAGCTGAAGCAACTACAAGCATTGGGGGTTACCAAAAACCTCGTAAG GTTTTCAGCAGCGAACAAGAAAGCAATCTTAGCAGTTACGTCAAAAGGGCCAGTGACATTTATCATGGAATCACTACCACAGACATGAGAAGATTGGCTTATCAGTACGCTACCCAAGAAAAATGTATTGTCCCTCTTTCTTGGTCGGTCAAGAAGGAAGCTGGAAGAGACTGGCTATCTGGTTTCATGCGAAGACATCAAGACCTTTCAATCAGAAAACCACAGGCAACATCTCTAAGCAGAGCTACCAGCTTCAACAAGCATAACGTTGATTCCTTCTTTGACAATGTTGAGGTCATAAGGTCTAGAGGCATTCCACCTTCTCGTTGGTTTAATGCTGACGAGTCTGGCTTTACCACAGTTCATGCACCTGATGGAATTATTGCtcgaaaaggaagaaaacaaattggtTCCATAACTTCAGGTGAGAGAGGCACACTGGTTACAGTCTGCCTTGCAGTATCTGCCACAGGAACGTCTATTCCACCATATTTTGTCTTTCCACG AGTTCATTTTAAGGAATATTTCCTCAATGGTGCCCCTCTTGGTTCTGTTGGATCAGCCAATAAGTCTGGCTGGATGTCAGAcaaagattttgttttgttcatgaaacatttcatacaaaacGTTCGGCCTTCGAAAGAGAACGAAGTTGTTTTATTTCTCGACAACCACTCCTCTCATCTGTCGATCGAG GTATTAAATTTGGCGAAAGACAACGGAGTGGTCATGATAACTTTCCCTCCGCATTGTTCTCATAAGCTTCAACCCCTTGACAGAAGTGTGTTTGGTCCATTTAAAAGATACTACAATTCGTATTGCAGTTCATGGATGAAGGACCATCCAGGAAAACCTATGAGCATACACAACATCGCAGAGCTGGTTGGATTAGCCTTCCCGCTTGCAACAACACCAGCAAACATCACGTCTGGGTTTAGAGTGGCCGGGCTAGTCCCATTTAATAGATTTATCTTCGATGGTGACGTCGACTTTGCTCCATCTTTCGTCACGGATCGTCCTTTTAATTCATCACCAGTCCCTCCTATTGATGACTTCATAGAAATCCCAGCATCCAACGATAACATCGTCGAAGAAGGCCAAACTCCCGTTCCAGTCCAAAAAGACCAAACTCCCGTTCCAGAGAACCACATCGAGGCCAATGTTTCAACTACAATTCTACCCGACTTGGACAACATTGTGGTTATTTTCGAAGAAGATCCTTTGGCGACAGTTGAAAACGTTAATATTTCACTAGATGTTCAAAACGGAGAG acaTTTGACCTGAGAGGTGTTCTCGAGGAGGATTCCAATAGAAATCCAGTGGAAATTATGAGACCCTACCCTAAAGCTGGACCGAGGAAAGGAAGCAGCACCGGCCGAAAACGAAGCACTGCCATCCTAACTGACACACCTGTTAAGGCCCAGCTGGAGAAGGAGAAGATGGCCACTGAtgcgaagaaaaacaaacttggCAAAGTCAGAAGAAAGTTAAATCCAACACCAGTGAAAAAAACTGCCAGAAAGTCAAGAAGAGCAaaccaagaaaacaacaacccAACCATTCCAGTGCAAAATTTACCCAGACCCTCTTCCAGTGCTCAAAATTTACCCAGACCCTCTTCCAGTGCTCAAAATGGATTAACTGATTCTTGTTTCTGTATTATGTGTCAAGAGAGTTTCTCTGAAAGCAGGCCCGGTGAAAAATGGGTGCAATGTGTGAAATGTTTGTTGTGGGCCCACGAAAACTGTGTGACCAAGAGTAAGCGGTTTTTATGTTTCGATTGTTCTTAG
- the LOC123471575 gene encoding uncharacterized protein LOC123471575 isoform X2 codes for MRRLAYQYATQEKCIVPLSWSVKKEAGRDWLSGFMRRHQDLSIRKPQATSLSRATSFNKHNVDSFFDNVEVIRSRGIPPSRWFNADESGFTTVHAPDGIIARKGRKQIGSITSGERGTLVTVCLAVSATGTSIPPYFVFPRVHFKEYFLNGAPLGSVGSANKSGWMSDKDFVLFMKHFIQNVRPSKENEVVLFLDNHSSHLSIEVLNLAKDNGVVMITFPPHCSHKLQPLDRSVFGPFKRYYNSYCSSWMKDHPGKPMSIHNIAELVGLAFPLATTPANITSGFRVAGLVPFNRFIFDGDVDFAPSFVTDRPFNSSPVPPIDDFIEIPASNDNIVEEGQTPVPVQKDQTPVPENHIEANVSTTILPDLDNIVVIFEEDPLATVENVNISLDVQNGETFDLRGVLEEDSNRNPVEIMRPYPKAGPRKGSSTGRKRSTAILTDTPVKAQLEKEKMATDAKKNKLGKVRRKLNPTPVKKTARKSRRANQENNNPTIPVQNLPRPSSSAQNLPRPSSSAQNGLTDSCFCIMCQESFSESRPGEKWVQCVKCLLWAHENCVTKSKRFLCFDCS; via the exons ATGAGAAGATTGGCTTATCAGTACGCTACCCAAGAAAAATGTATTGTCCCTCTTTCTTGGTCGGTCAAGAAGGAAGCTGGAAGAGACTGGCTATCTGGTTTCATGCGAAGACATCAAGACCTTTCAATCAGAAAACCACAGGCAACATCTCTAAGCAGAGCTACCAGCTTCAACAAGCATAACGTTGATTCCTTCTTTGACAATGTTGAGGTCATAAGGTCTAGAGGCATTCCACCTTCTCGTTGGTTTAATGCTGACGAGTCTGGCTTTACCACAGTTCATGCACCTGATGGAATTATTGCtcgaaaaggaagaaaacaaattggtTCCATAACTTCAGGTGAGAGAGGCACACTGGTTACAGTCTGCCTTGCAGTATCTGCCACAGGAACGTCTATTCCACCATATTTTGTCTTTCCACG AGTTCATTTTAAGGAATATTTCCTCAATGGTGCCCCTCTTGGTTCTGTTGGATCAGCCAATAAGTCTGGCTGGATGTCAGAcaaagattttgttttgttcatgaaacatttcatacaaaacGTTCGGCCTTCGAAAGAGAACGAAGTTGTTTTATTTCTCGACAACCACTCCTCTCATCTGTCGATCGAG GTATTAAATTTGGCGAAAGACAACGGAGTGGTCATGATAACTTTCCCTCCGCATTGTTCTCATAAGCTTCAACCCCTTGACAGAAGTGTGTTTGGTCCATTTAAAAGATACTACAATTCGTATTGCAGTTCATGGATGAAGGACCATCCAGGAAAACCTATGAGCATACACAACATCGCAGAGCTGGTTGGATTAGCCTTCCCGCTTGCAACAACACCAGCAAACATCACGTCTGGGTTTAGAGTGGCCGGGCTAGTCCCATTTAATAGATTTATCTTCGATGGTGACGTCGACTTTGCTCCATCTTTCGTCACGGATCGTCCTTTTAATTCATCACCAGTCCCTCCTATTGATGACTTCATAGAAATCCCAGCATCCAACGATAACATCGTCGAAGAAGGCCAAACTCCCGTTCCAGTCCAAAAAGACCAAACTCCCGTTCCAGAGAACCACATCGAGGCCAATGTTTCAACTACAATTCTACCCGACTTGGACAACATTGTGGTTATTTTCGAAGAAGATCCTTTGGCGACAGTTGAAAACGTTAATATTTCACTAGATGTTCAAAACGGAGAG acaTTTGACCTGAGAGGTGTTCTCGAGGAGGATTCCAATAGAAATCCAGTGGAAATTATGAGACCCTACCCTAAAGCTGGACCGAGGAAAGGAAGCAGCACCGGCCGAAAACGAAGCACTGCCATCCTAACTGACACACCTGTTAAGGCCCAGCTGGAGAAGGAGAAGATGGCCACTGAtgcgaagaaaaacaaacttggCAAAGTCAGAAGAAAGTTAAATCCAACACCAGTGAAAAAAACTGCCAGAAAGTCAAGAAGAGCAaaccaagaaaacaacaacccAACCATTCCAGTGCAAAATTTACCCAGACCCTCTTCCAGTGCTCAAAATTTACCCAGACCCTCTTCCAGTGCTCAAAATGGATTAACTGATTCTTGTTTCTGTATTATGTGTCAAGAGAGTTTCTCTGAAAGCAGGCCCGGTGAAAAATGGGTGCAATGTGTGAAATGTTTGTTGTGGGCCCACGAAAACTGTGTGACCAAGAGTAAGCGGTTTTTATGTTTCGATTGTTCTTAG